The Gorilla gorilla gorilla isolate KB3781 chromosome 17, NHGRI_mGorGor1-v2.1_pri, whole genome shotgun sequence genome contains a region encoding:
- the LOC134757414 gene encoding eukaryotic translation initiation factor 3 subunit F-like, translating into MSFDADVQTLASVQAPAQTPAPALLGPALPGPFPGGRVVRLHPVILASTVDSYERRNKGAARVIGTLLGTVNKHSVEVTNCFSVSHNESDEVAVDMEFAKNMYELHKKVSPNELILGWYAAGHDITEHSVLIHEYYSREAPNPIHLTVDTSLQNGHMSIKAYVSTLMGVPGRTVGVFTPLTVKYAYYDTECIRVDLIMKTCFSPNRVVGLSSDLQQVAGASARIQNALSIVLQYAEDILSGKVSADNTIRKVGHFLMSLVNQVPKIVPDDFETMLHSNINDLLMVTYLANLTQSQIALNEKLVNL; encoded by the exons ATGTCTTTTGATGCAGATGT CCAGACCCTGGCCTCAGTGCAAGCTCCAGCACAGACCCCAGCACCCGCTCTGCTTGGTCCTGCTCTTCCAGGGCCCTTCCCTGGTGGCCGTGTGGTCAGGCTGCATCCAGTCATTTTGGCCTCCACTGTGGACAGCTACGAGAGACGCAACAAGGGTGCTGCCCGAGTTATCGGGACCCTGTTGGGAACTGTCAACAAACACTCAGTGGAGGTCACCAATTGCTTTTCAGTGTCACACAATGAGTCAGATGAAGTGGCTGTTGACATGGAATTTGCTAAGAACATGTATGAACTGCATAAAAAAGTTTCTCCAAATGAGCTCATCTTGGGGTGGTACGCTGCAGGCCATGACATCACAGAGCACTCTGTGCTGATCCATGAGTACTACAGCCGAGAGGCCCCCAACCCCATCCACCTCACTGTGGACACAAGTCTCCAGAACGGCCATATGAGCATCAAAGCCTATGTCAGCACTTTAATGGGTGTCCCTGGGAGGACCGTGGGAGTGTTCACACCTCTGACAGTGAAATACGCATACTATGACACGGAATGCATCAGAGTTGACCTGATCATGAAGACCTGCTTTAGCCCCAACAGAGTGGTTGGACTCTCAAGTGACTTGCAGCAAGTAGCAGGGGCATCAGCTCGCATCCAGAATGCCCTGAGCATAGTGTTGCAATATGCAGAGGATATACTATCTGGAAAGGTGTCAGCTGACAATACCATCAGGAAGGTGGGCCACTTCCTGATGAGCCTGGTTAACCAAGTACCAAAAATAGTTCCCGATGACTTCGAGACCATGCTCCACAGCAACATCAATGACCTGTTGATGGTGACCTACCTGGCCAACCTCACACAGTCACAGATTGCCCTCAATGAAAAACTTGTAAACCTGTGA